ATCTCTCTGCAGATGATTTCTCCTTCCTTGTTTAGAAATCTCGAAACGATATCTCCCACCGCGTGTTTTCGAACAAGCTCAAGGATGATCTCTCCAGGAAGGTTTGAATCCAGCACCGCAGACATGCCGGCCGGGGCTCCTAAACCAAAAACTACTGCCTCAAGGTGAGCCCATTCACTTATGACATTCTGAACAGATCCCACTTGAGTCATCATGCTGAGCTGTTCGGCAGTGTTGACGATTGCCGGAGCGGAAAGAAATACCGGTGTCGCACCCAGAGAGTTCGCCATCTTCTCAACAATATTGTTGATCTGATATGTTTTTTCTGACTGACCAAGGCCCCCAAGGAGAGGAACGATCTTCATATCGGGAAGCTGCCCCAGTTTGTTTGGTAGACTCATTACAGCCTCATAAACAGTAGTTCCCCAGCCAAGGCCAACGGATCTCTTCCCGTCGATTATTTTCAAGATATTGTTCTGAAAGGACAATGCAATTCTCTGTTTAGTTTCCTTTTCTGTTCCCTCTACAGACGCAACTACGTGTGCCTCTCTAATCGAGTATTTCTTGCAGAGTTCTTCCTCGAGCGCGCTGAGGTCAAATGAGTCTGGTTCTACGAGTTCGATCTTCACCATTCCCAGTTTCCTCGCATTTGTAAGAAGTCTGGAAACCTTTGATCGGGAAATTCCAAGTTCTGATGCGATCTCTTCCTGATTCATCTCATTTACGTAGTACATTTCTGCGGCTCTGTAAGCGAGACTAACTTCGTCTGTCTTCATCTCCTTACCTCCGTCTTAATACCTCTCTTGTTCTCTTGATGAAGCTAGGTTTGTCCTGTTCCAAGTACAGGTTTCTTCCAATGGCCGCACCCGCAGCTCCCGCAGCAGCTGCTTCCTCAAGAGACGAGAAGAAGTCTTTGCTCCTTTCTCCACCTGCTATGATTACAGGAACGGGACAGGATCTGATTACATACTCATAATCACTCGTGATGTTTGTCTTAACGATATTTGCACCCAATTCGGCAGCTATTCTCGAGATATCCGCAATCACTTTCCTTGAGAAATACTCTTCCTTCTTGTACGGCAACATCTCCGCAATCACAGGAATTCCATATCTTCGATACTCCCAAATCGCTCTGCTAAGACTATGAAGAGCATCTGAATCACATTCCTGACCAACAATTCCCATGACGATGACGCCGTCTGTCCCCATGCGAAGAGCCTCCTCCGGTTGCAGAAAATACTTTGTGTTCTCTATGTCCCCGGAAAGCGCCGACCCGGCGTGAGTGACTCTCACAATCAGAG
This region of Mesotoga infera genomic DNA includes:
- a CDS encoding sugar-binding transcriptional regulator, encoding MKTDEVSLAYRAAEMYYVNEMNQEEIASELGISRSKVSRLLTNARKLGMVKIELVEPDSFDLSALEEELCKKYSIREAHVVASVEGTEKETKQRIALSFQNNILKIIDGKRSVGLGWGTTVYEAVMSLPNKLGQLPDMKIVPLLGGLGQSEKTYQINNIVEKMANSLGATPVFLSAPAIVNTAEQLSMMTQVGSVQNVISEWAHLEAVVFGLGAPAGMSAVLDSNLPGEIILELVRKHAVGDIVSRFLNKEGEIICREIEDVLLGIPFHDLVKVPEKICLSGGEHKVDGIRAALSRGYITTLFTDIRTAQRLVA